One Chengkuizengella sediminis DNA segment encodes these proteins:
- a CDS encoding metal ABC transporter solute-binding protein, Zn/Mn family — protein MFKKFIILFSILIVLSISLIGCTSNTSETVLEKSSELEDKINIVTTFYPLYDFAEKIGGEYVNVQNLVPTGVEPHDWTPKTRDMIKITEADMFIYNGLGFESWIESFFSSFETDSSTEFVEASLGAHIIESEDTNDPHIWLSPVQAKTLAENIKQGLIKIDPDHKDEYEERFIELSTQLDDLHMKYQDVLGNVSRNEFVVSHQAFGYLANEYELTQKSIMGLSTDAEPTIQDYKNISVYIRENDIQYILFEELVSPKLAETLAKDLNIETLVLNPLEGLTEEQAKNSDDYFTIMESNLTSLEKALQ, from the coding sequence TTGTTTAAGAAATTCATTATATTATTTAGTATCTTAATTGTTCTGTCTATTTCATTAATAGGCTGCACTTCAAATACTTCAGAAACTGTTTTAGAAAAATCTTCAGAATTAGAAGATAAAATTAATATCGTGACTACCTTTTACCCATTATATGATTTTGCAGAGAAAATAGGTGGGGAATATGTGAATGTTCAGAATTTAGTTCCAACAGGTGTAGAACCGCATGATTGGACACCAAAAACAAGAGATATGATAAAAATCACTGAAGCAGATATGTTTATTTATAATGGACTTGGATTTGAAAGTTGGATCGAGAGCTTTTTTTCTAGTTTTGAGACGGATTCAAGTACCGAGTTTGTGGAAGCTAGTTTAGGGGCGCATATAATTGAATCAGAAGATACGAATGATCCACATATCTGGTTGAGTCCAGTTCAAGCAAAAACGTTAGCTGAAAATATTAAACAAGGATTAATAAAAATAGATCCTGATCATAAAGATGAATATGAGGAAAGATTTATAGAACTTTCTACACAGCTGGATGATCTCCATATGAAGTATCAAGATGTTTTGGGAAATGTCTCAAGGAATGAATTTGTTGTTTCTCATCAGGCTTTCGGGTATTTAGCAAATGAATACGAATTGACACAAAAATCTATTATGGGGTTATCAACGGATGCGGAACCTACGATTCAAGACTATAAAAACATTTCAGTATATATAAGAGAAAATGATATTCAGTATATATTATTCGAAGAATTAGTTTCTCCCAAATTAGCAGAAACATTAGCCAAAGATTTAAATATTGAAACACTTGTTCTGAATCCATTAGAAGGATTAACTGAGGAGCAGGCAAAAAATAGTGACGATTATTTTACAATTATGGAAAGTAATTTGACAAGCTTGGAGAAAGCTCTACAATAA
- the yidD gene encoding membrane protein insertion efficiency factor YidD, whose product MMLKKLWMAPIHFYRKFISPLKPPTCRFYPTCSQYALEAVEKHGVVKGTTLSVKRISKCHPFHPGGVDHVPEK is encoded by the coding sequence ATGATGTTGAAAAAGCTGTGGATGGCTCCTATTCATTTTTACAGGAAATTTATTTCACCATTAAAGCCCCCAACGTGCCGTTTCTATCCCACGTGCTCTCAATATGCATTAGAAGCAGTTGAAAAACATGGAGTAGTAAAGGGGACAACATTAAGTGTAAAAAGAATTAGTAAATGTCATCCCTTTCACCCTGGTGGTGTTGATCATGTGCCTGAAAAATAA
- a CDS encoding sporulation protein YjcZ, with amino-acid sequence MSAYGGGGYAYGRGATGTATVVLVLFILLVIILAAAFAI; translated from the coding sequence ATGAGTGCATATGGCGGTGGTGGATACGCATATGGAAGAGGTGCAACTGGTACTGCAACTGTAGTTTTAGTTTTATTCATTCTTTTAGTTATTATTTTAGCAGCTGCTTTCGCAATATAA
- a CDS encoding DUF86 domain-containing protein, with product MYYVNQDQINQRLEFMDWLVGTIPESLENKLESESVIQFLAQERILHLALESVTDIGSYLIDGFLMRDASSYEDIIEILHGEKVFPSHLLEPLLNLVKMRKKLVQEYFHLDRNDVHPLLFELPNVLSEFSISILNYLKHELNT from the coding sequence ATGTATTACGTCAATCAAGATCAAATCAATCAAAGGCTTGAGTTTATGGATTGGCTCGTAGGAACAATACCTGAGTCTTTAGAAAATAAACTCGAATCGGAAAGTGTTATCCAATTTTTAGCACAAGAAAGAATTTTACATTTGGCGTTAGAATCAGTAACGGATATTGGAAGTTATTTAATAGACGGTTTTTTGATGAGAGACGCAAGCAGTTATGAGGACATTATAGAGATATTACATGGTGAAAAAGTGTTTCCGTCTCATCTCTTAGAGCCATTATTAAATTTAGTGAAAATGAGAAAAAAATTAGTTCAGGAGTACTTTCATTTAGATCGAAATGACGTTCATCCTTTACTGTTTGAATTACCAAATGTTCTTTCAGAATTTTCAATTAGTATATTAAACTATTTAAAACATGAACTGAATACATAA
- a CDS encoding helix-turn-helix transcriptional regulator, translating to MNQEAPTRKMILNMLKLKSSLSVSEMAKQLNITEMAVRRHLNTLDRDELITSDLIRKAMGRPTHVYSLTKKADDLFPKNYHKFTLDILDELVSEFGNDALDKLFEGRENKLFLKYDNRMHGKDLETKVEKLVEIQKETGYMAECDVDDEGNYILMEYNCPIAQVADQYQQACECELSLFKKLLETDVKRTECIVKGGNKCTYVVKNNEN from the coding sequence ATGAATCAAGAAGCTCCCACTCGAAAAATGATACTTAATATGCTAAAACTTAAAAGTTCTTTAAGTGTCAGTGAAATGGCTAAGCAACTAAACATTACAGAAATGGCTGTCCGTAGACATTTAAATACGTTAGATCGTGATGAATTGATTACATCAGACTTAATTCGAAAAGCAATGGGTAGACCTACACACGTTTATTCTCTAACTAAAAAAGCGGATGATTTATTCCCTAAAAACTATCATAAATTTACTTTAGACATTTTGGATGAGCTAGTAAGTGAGTTTGGAAATGATGCATTGGATAAGCTTTTTGAAGGAAGAGAGAATAAACTATTTTTAAAATATGATAATAGAATGCATGGAAAAGATTTAGAAACGAAAGTTGAAAAATTAGTTGAAATTCAAAAAGAAACAGGATATATGGCAGAGTGTGATGTTGATGATGAGGGAAACTATATTTTAATGGAGTATAATTGTCCAATAGCCCAAGTGGCTGACCAATATCAACAAGCTTGTGAATGTGAGTTATCTTTATTTAAAAAATTATTAGAAACTGATGTAAAGCGCACTGAATGTATTGTAAAAGGTGGAAATAAATGTACCTATGTTGTTAAAAATAATGAAAACTGA
- a CDS encoding MFS transporter, translating into MSTSKDINMLKSFTFLFYMSMGIIIPYLPLYFEAVGYSKIQIGTLLGIGPMAGIVSNILWGVISDRFQTVKKVLAIILFGQLVMLFWLWQVDQFTITLIVILFFFFFQNPVISLTDSLTLLTIKGTKSSYAGIRVWGSLGFSLSALVMGWILSRSGMDKTIFLLIITTSVTFFLVFGLKDRKGSVKKMEFSGIFKVLQSKELLWFLLLVFVISISHRTNDHFISLYLIELGADEKWIGWSPTIAALSEIPVFLLLSKYGHRYKELPLLALAGLAYALRYVLTAFLDNPYMIIAVQALHSVSFGIFLITAIRYLSGLIPDEYRSTGLALFTVIWAGAAGMSSGMLGGWIYNQYSGETLYYAAALLGFISSIGFLGTHWYRLRTRT; encoded by the coding sequence ATGAGTACTTCTAAAGATATTAATATGTTAAAATCATTTACTTTTTTATTTTATATGAGTATGGGGATCATTATTCCCTACCTTCCTTTATATTTTGAAGCTGTAGGATATTCAAAGATCCAAATTGGGACCTTACTAGGTATTGGTCCTATGGCAGGAATCGTGTCCAATATTTTATGGGGGGTCATCAGTGATCGGTTCCAAACCGTTAAAAAGGTACTCGCTATTATTTTGTTTGGACAATTGGTGATGTTATTTTGGCTATGGCAGGTTGATCAATTCACGATTACTTTAATTGTCATTCTATTTTTCTTTTTCTTTCAAAATCCAGTTATCTCATTAACGGATAGCCTTACACTGTTAACCATAAAAGGGACTAAATCGAGTTACGCAGGAATTAGAGTGTGGGGATCTTTAGGCTTTTCTCTTTCGGCGTTGGTCATGGGATGGATATTGTCCAGATCAGGGATGGATAAAACGATCTTTTTATTAATAATAACTACATCAGTCACTTTTTTTCTTGTCTTTGGATTGAAGGATCGTAAAGGTTCTGTCAAAAAGATGGAATTTTCGGGAATATTTAAAGTGCTTCAGTCAAAAGAATTATTATGGTTCTTATTATTAGTTTTTGTTATTTCTATATCACATCGTACTAATGATCATTTTATTTCCCTTTATTTGATTGAGTTAGGAGCAGACGAAAAGTGGATTGGCTGGTCACCTACGATTGCAGCGCTAAGTGAAATTCCTGTATTTTTATTATTAAGTAAATACGGACATCGTTATAAAGAGCTGCCATTACTTGCTTTAGCAGGGTTGGCTTATGCATTAAGGTATGTTTTAACTGCTTTTTTAGACAATCCATATATGATTATTGCAGTGCAAGCTCTCCATAGTGTTTCATTTGGGATATTCTTAATTACTGCAATACGTTATTTATCGGGATTAATACCAGATGAATATCGTTCAACTGGTTTAGCCTTGTTCACTGTGATTTGGGCAGGAGCAGCTGGGATGAGCAGCGGTATGCTGGGAGGATGGATTTATAATCAATATAGTGGGGAAACACTCTATTACGCAGCAGCTCTGTTAGGTTTTATTTCGAGTATCGGATTTTTAGGTACGCATTGGTATAGATTAAGAACAAGAACTTAA
- a CDS encoding Hsp20/alpha crystallin family protein, which produces MSWFSRDYMKDLDHLQESFHKALKVSEDMVGKINKLFLDGPKTEVFDKGKKVIIILEVPGIQKQKKTDFSVRSTGKSMYLKGFLNQQIKISNYEQFYSERRNEDFTRYIPIPSAVKRKPVSIKYKDGLLKMVFEKKRDTSENKWYDFQI; this is translated from the coding sequence ATGTCATGGTTTTCACGTGATTACATGAAAGATCTTGATCATCTTCAAGAATCTTTTCACAAGGCATTAAAAGTAAGTGAAGATATGGTTGGTAAAATTAATAAATTATTTTTAGATGGACCTAAAACAGAGGTGTTTGACAAAGGAAAAAAAGTTATCATCATCTTAGAAGTGCCAGGTATTCAAAAACAAAAGAAAACTGATTTTTCAGTTCGATCGACTGGGAAAAGTATGTATTTAAAAGGCTTTTTAAATCAGCAGATTAAAATAAGCAATTATGAGCAATTTTATAGTGAAAGAAGAAATGAAGACTTCACTAGATATATACCGATACCTTCTGCTGTTAAAAGAAAGCCTGTATCGATTAAATATAAAGATGGGTTATTAAAAATGGTTTTTGAAAAAAAGAGAGATACTTCAGAAAATAAATGGTACGACTTTCAAATCTAA
- the metG gene encoding methionine--tRNA ligase: MSEQKKSFYITTPIYYPSAKLHIGHSYTTVAGDAMARYKRLRGYDVMYLTGTDEHGQKIEKKAKEKGITPIQFTDEIVSGIKELWKKLDISNDDFIRTTEDRHKTIVQKIFAKFVEQDDIYLDQYEGWYCTPCESFFLERQLVDGKCPDCGREVEKIKEESYFFRMSKYADQLLKFYEENPDFIQPESRKNEMINNFIKPGLEDLAVSRTTFDWGVKVPNNPKHVVYVWIDALSNYITALGYGSENPDKYEKFWPANVHLVGKEIVRFHTIYWPIMLMALDLPLPKKVFAHGWLLMKDGKMSKSKGNVVDPVTLIDRYGLDALRYYLLREVPFGSDGTFTPENFVDRINFDLANDLGNLLNRTIVMIDKYFVGVIPTYQGYVTKFDEQLENTVKESIQEVEQAMEKMEFSVALAAIWKMISFTNKYIDLTQPWMLVKEESKRKELSSVMVHLAESLRISAILLQPFMTQSPKLILNQLGIQSEELTKWDSIYTFGQIPTGTIVQKNHPIFPRLEVEKEVEYIASSMSGGTKATEPVKENKKDQKQEKSEEAEEISIDDFTKVELRVAQVLSCEPVKKADKLLKLQLDLGYEKRQVVSGIAKHYTSDELVGKKVICVTNLKPVKLRGELSQGMILAASEGDQLTLATVAEGMPNGALVK; encoded by the coding sequence ATGAGTGAACAAAAAAAGAGTTTTTACATCACAACACCAATCTATTATCCAAGTGCTAAGTTACATATAGGGCATTCGTATACGACGGTTGCAGGAGATGCAATGGCTCGTTATAAAAGATTGCGTGGATATGATGTCATGTATTTAACGGGTACGGATGAACACGGTCAAAAAATAGAAAAAAAAGCGAAGGAAAAAGGTATTACACCGATTCAATTTACAGATGAAATCGTATCTGGGATTAAAGAACTTTGGAAAAAGCTTGATATATCCAACGACGATTTTATTCGTACAACTGAAGACCGTCATAAAACGATTGTGCAGAAAATATTCGCTAAGTTCGTGGAACAAGATGATATTTATCTAGATCAATATGAAGGTTGGTATTGTACACCTTGTGAATCATTCTTCCTAGAACGTCAATTAGTCGATGGAAAATGTCCAGACTGTGGTCGTGAAGTAGAAAAGATTAAGGAAGAAAGTTACTTTTTCAGAATGAGTAAATATGCGGATCAACTTCTGAAATTCTATGAGGAAAATCCAGATTTTATACAACCAGAATCAAGAAAAAATGAAATGATCAACAACTTTATTAAACCTGGTCTTGAGGACTTAGCCGTTTCACGTACGACCTTTGACTGGGGGGTTAAAGTACCGAATAATCCAAAACACGTGGTTTATGTTTGGATTGATGCACTGAGCAATTATATCACGGCATTAGGTTATGGCTCAGAAAATCCAGACAAATACGAGAAGTTTTGGCCAGCAAATGTACATTTAGTAGGTAAAGAGATTGTGCGTTTCCACACCATCTATTGGCCGATTATGTTGATGGCTTTGGACTTACCTTTGCCTAAAAAAGTATTTGCTCACGGATGGTTATTGATGAAAGATGGAAAAATGTCAAAATCTAAAGGAAATGTAGTTGATCCAGTAACATTGATTGATCGTTATGGTTTAGATGCGTTACGTTATTACTTATTGAGAGAGGTACCATTTGGATCTGATGGAACTTTTACACCTGAGAACTTTGTAGATCGAATTAATTTTGATTTGGCCAATGATTTAGGTAATTTATTAAATCGTACCATTGTCATGATTGATAAATATTTTGTAGGAGTAATCCCAACGTATCAAGGTTATGTTACTAAATTTGATGAGCAGTTAGAAAACACGGTGAAGGAGTCCATTCAAGAAGTTGAGCAAGCGATGGAGAAGATGGAATTTTCAGTGGCTTTAGCAGCAATTTGGAAAATGATCAGTTTTACGAATAAATATATTGATTTAACTCAGCCTTGGATGCTAGTGAAGGAAGAATCGAAACGTAAAGAACTATCTTCTGTGATGGTACATTTGGCAGAATCATTAAGAATTAGTGCGATCTTACTTCAACCATTTATGACACAATCTCCAAAATTAATTTTAAATCAGCTAGGAATTCAAAGTGAAGAATTAACAAAATGGGATAGTATTTATACATTTGGACAAATACCTACGGGAACTATCGTTCAAAAAAATCATCCCATCTTTCCAAGACTAGAAGTTGAAAAGGAAGTAGAATATATAGCAAGTTCAATGAGTGGCGGAACGAAGGCTACAGAGCCGGTTAAAGAAAATAAAAAAGATCAAAAACAAGAAAAAAGTGAAGAAGCGGAGGAAATCTCCATTGATGACTTTACTAAGGTTGAGCTTAGAGTAGCTCAAGTACTTTCTTGTGAACCTGTTAAAAAGGCAGATAAATTGTTAAAGCTTCAACTAGATTTAGGTTATGAAAAGCGCCAGGTTGTTTCTGGAATTGCAAAACATTACACAAGCGATGAATTAGTTGGGAAAAAAGTGATCTGTGTAACCAATTTAAAACCTGTTAAACTTAGAGGGGAACTTTCTCAAGGGATGATATTAGCTGCTTCAGAAGGAGATCAACTAACATTAGCGACAGTGGCTGAAGGTATGCCAAATGGAGCTCTCGTTAAGTAG
- a CDS encoding sporulation protein YjcZ has protein sequence MSCYGGKGGYAYGRGATGTAVVVLVLFILLVIILAAGIFI, from the coding sequence ATGAGCTGCTATGGTGGAAAAGGTGGATACGCATATGGAAGAGGTGCAACAGGTACTGCAGTTGTAGTTTTAGTTCTATTCATTCTTTTAGTTATTATTTTAGCTGCTGGAATATTCATTTAA
- a CDS encoding sporulation protein YjcZ translates to MSACGGGYGAGIARSAGIVLVLFILLVIILAAAFAI, encoded by the coding sequence ATGAGCGCATGTGGTGGTGGATACGGAGCTGGAATTGCCAGATCTGCTGGTATTGTATTAGTTTTATTCATTCTTTTAGTAATCATTTTAGCAGCTGCTTTCGCAATATAA
- a CDS encoding Fur family transcriptional regulator translates to MTDVDEVLTLMSKQGFRITEQRKSLIELFIDNSSYLTAKDVYKYMSNQYSGLSFDTVYRNLRLMKEVGVIEQFVFEDGVKFKIRCADESHHHHLICLECEKTYSIHYCPVQYVPELPDQFQVVNHKFELYGFCRDCQN, encoded by the coding sequence ATGACTGATGTAGATGAAGTATTAACCTTGATGTCTAAACAAGGTTTTAGGATTACCGAACAGCGTAAATCACTAATTGAACTTTTTATTGATAATAGTAGTTATTTAACGGCAAAAGATGTTTATAAATACATGTCTAATCAATATTCTGGGCTAAGTTTTGATACTGTTTATCGTAATTTACGACTCATGAAAGAAGTAGGTGTGATCGAACAGTTTGTATTTGAGGATGGGGTTAAATTTAAAATACGTTGTGCAGATGAATCTCACCATCATCATTTAATATGTCTTGAGTGTGAGAAAACTTACTCTATACATTATTGTCCAGTTCAATATGTACCTGAATTGCCTGATCAATTTCAAGTCGTCAATCATAAATTTGAATTGTATGGGTTTTGCAGAGATTGTCAAAATTAA